A stretch of the Argentina anserina chromosome 6, drPotAnse1.1, whole genome shotgun sequence genome encodes the following:
- the LOC126799351 gene encoding uncharacterized protein LOC126799351 isoform X2, translating to MMRVSFLMLLAMALAATAVHARLDLFAIGQLLTPNTQPGQNVGCQKIPFLLCDRVCDRCICDRRVPEHAECTCAQWKPFGEHPRSDGAQVHVIEKEKSQIAVESASGTIPYTECIKTCDECFCTQKWPPESNVCICINHSKSKKPAVVVEEVTELNRELALVSKPLAKSVGGFIPYPECIEKCDECVICTKIYPIEAALCYCGKKTASNSKKPALEYAEKLLTKLDVVAIPVAKSVGGFIPYPECIEKCDECVICTLPYPIEKALCYCGMNTKAEGRALPISLAD from the exons atgatgagagTGAGTTTCTTAATGTTGCTTGCCATGGCTTTGGCAGCGACTGCTGTTCATGCTCGCCTAGACCTATTTGCAATTGGTCAGCTGCTTACCCCAAATACCCAACCAGGCCAGAATGTTG GATGCCAGAAAATTCCATTTTTACTGTGCGATCGTGTCTGTGATCGTTGCATTTGCGATAGGCGTGTGCCAGAACATGCAGAGTGCACTTGTGCACAATGGAAACCGTTTGGAGAACATCCGAGATCCG ACGGAGCACAGGTCCATgtgattgaaaaagaaaaatcacaaattgcAGTAGAGTCAGCTTCAGGAACCATTCCATATACAGAATGCATCAAAACCTGCGATGAATGTTTCTGCACCCAGAAGTGGCCTCCAGAGAGCAATGTGTGCATTTGCATCAACCACAGCAAATCAAAGAAACCAGCTGTTGTGGTCGAAGAAGTGACCG AATTGAATAGAGAATTGGCCTTGGTCTCCAAGCCGCTTGCAAAATCAGTAGGAGGCTTTATTCCATATCCGGAATGCATAGAAAAATGCGATGAGTGTGTGATTTGCACTAAAATCTATCCAATTGAGGCTGCACTGTGCTATTGTGGTAAGAAGACTGCTTCCAACTCCAAGAAACCAGCACTCGAATATGCGG AAAAATTGCTTACAAAATTGGACGTAGTCGCCATACCAGTTGCAAAATCAGTGGGAGGCTTTATTCCATACCCAGAATGCATAGAGAAATGTGATGAGTGTGTGATTTGTACACTCCCTTATCCAATTGAGAAAGCATTGTGCTACTGCGGTATGAACACGAAAGCTGAAGGCAGAGCCCTCCCTATCTCGCTAGCGGACTAA
- the LOC126799351 gene encoding uncharacterized protein LOC126799351 isoform X1 has translation MMRVSFLMLLAMALAATAVHARLDLFAIGQLLTPNTQPGQNVGCQKIPFLLCDRVCDRCICDRRVPEHAECTCAQWKPFGEHPRSDGAQVHVIEKEKSQIAVESASGTIPYTECIKTCDECFCTQKWPPESNVCICINHSKSKKPAVVVEEVTAELNRELALVSKPLAKSVGGFIPYPECIEKCDECVICTKIYPIEAALCYCGKKTASNSKKPALEYAEKLLTKLDVVAIPVAKSVGGFIPYPECIEKCDECVICTLPYPIEKALCYCGMNTKAEGRALPISLAD, from the exons atgatgagagTGAGTTTCTTAATGTTGCTTGCCATGGCTTTGGCAGCGACTGCTGTTCATGCTCGCCTAGACCTATTTGCAATTGGTCAGCTGCTTACCCCAAATACCCAACCAGGCCAGAATGTTG GATGCCAGAAAATTCCATTTTTACTGTGCGATCGTGTCTGTGATCGTTGCATTTGCGATAGGCGTGTGCCAGAACATGCAGAGTGCACTTGTGCACAATGGAAACCGTTTGGAGAACATCCGAGATCCG ACGGAGCACAGGTCCATgtgattgaaaaagaaaaatcacaaattgcAGTAGAGTCAGCTTCAGGAACCATTCCATATACAGAATGCATCAAAACCTGCGATGAATGTTTCTGCACCCAGAAGTGGCCTCCAGAGAGCAATGTGTGCATTTGCATCAACCACAGCAAATCAAAGAAACCAGCTGTTGTGGTCGAAGAAGTGACCG CAGAATTGAATAGAGAATTGGCCTTGGTCTCCAAGCCGCTTGCAAAATCAGTAGGAGGCTTTATTCCATATCCGGAATGCATAGAAAAATGCGATGAGTGTGTGATTTGCACTAAAATCTATCCAATTGAGGCTGCACTGTGCTATTGTGGTAAGAAGACTGCTTCCAACTCCAAGAAACCAGCACTCGAATATGCGG AAAAATTGCTTACAAAATTGGACGTAGTCGCCATACCAGTTGCAAAATCAGTGGGAGGCTTTATTCCATACCCAGAATGCATAGAGAAATGTGATGAGTGTGTGATTTGTACACTCCCTTATCCAATTGAGAAAGCATTGTGCTACTGCGGTATGAACACGAAAGCTGAAGGCAGAGCCCTCCCTATCTCGCTAGCGGACTAA